The window AATCGAACACCCTTTCCAAATAACGTTACTATGGTAATAATTTCGTTAGTTGCCCggttttgaaagaaaatgtgaaactagcatctcgagtttctaaaacttgaGATCAATTAGAACTCGCGCttttaaaactcgttttgcctagTTTGTCAATACAATTCAGCCACGTAGAAATCGAGTTTATAAGACTCGAAATCTGCACGATATATCAATCTGACGCTTTTAAACACTCTCTCAGTTCAAACACCCTCTCACTCAATCTCTCAGTTCAAACACTCTCTCTTAGTCTCTCAAACACTCTCACTCAAACACCCAAATCAGTCATCCTCAACCCCTCGGCGTGCAACAAAAATCACCCTCACCCTCAAAAGCTCTCTTTTTCCTCACAATCGGCTTTAGACTTGAAAATCCCATACCTTGAAAATCCCTTTTCCTCACAATCGGCTTCACCCTCACCCATACCTTGAAATCCCTTTTGTCCCTACCAACGGAAGTTTAGATTTTTCAAGTTTGAAGGtatgtttttcttataaaaatttgagctttttaaataattattccaTCTGGGTTTAGCCCAAGTGTTTGGTGTAAGATTTAAGTTAGACAGATTTGTTTTGTTACTTGTTGTATGATTTGGGTTGCTGGCATGTTCTgtttttgtctctcttttttgttggtTTCTGGGTAATAATGCTTGATATGTGTTTACTTGCTGGGATTTATGTTAGTAAAATCTTTGTTATGAGGTGGTTGCAAATGTTGCAAAACTCTTTGGATCTGTGTAATATGTCTTTACTTATAGTTTGTGTAGAAATTATGCAAATTTCTTCATTGGGCTCAAAATTAGAGAAATTTGTGCTTTTGTTTGTgctcttatttttgttctttttccttgggttataattacaaattttttttaaaaaaaaaattgaggcttttgaattttgataccttattttgttgtgatttttttaccGTTGAAGTTGTTTGCAACAATTTCTTGGGTTCAAAGTGACATTACTTTCATGGGTTTTCCTTGTTCTATACTCAGCTTTAGCATATAGATTTGTTCTTACTATCTCACATGGAAGATTCTGTTTAATTGTAGTTCCTGGTCTATGAAGATACATCAGCacaattagtttattttattccaTAAAATTCCTGCTACACATGGTTTTTCTCTGCTTCATTGAAGTTCAGTTCCACTAAGTTTCTTAAGGAAGCCTCCATCACTTTGCACCTGATATTGACCCCCACAATTGGATGTAGGTGCGGTTTGGATCTGCGTCCACAGCTGCGTTTTATGTTTTCAcgcattttcaaaatttttttttttttttttttttttttttttgcttcagccATACCTTTTGACTAAGTCAGCAGTGAACAGTGCACCTGTGCATTGTTCACGAGTCCCACAAATAacacttttcagtaactttttcattaaaaatgggtctcacgacactattcacacatttaaaaattattttgctacagtgttttcagttttcagtttcaacaaaataagttctatccaaacagatccGTAATCTTTGTGTATCAAGTGATCACTTGTAGTGTTTGCAGACCTTCCAATTAAAACAATTCCACCAAAAGCTAAATAATGGTGGCTGGTAAAATGAGTGAAAAGAACATTTGAACTCAAGTTTGGTACACTTGGTCCAATGCCAAGATGTGAATGACTACAACAATAACCAATTTGATAACCCTGCAGCTCTTCCTCTTATCACACAGGTCGTTTACAGTCAGATTTCCAATCTGACTGCTGTTATTGGTCAGGATATTGGCAACCAGTCCAGCTTCTACATTAGGGATTGGTGAGTGATCCCACTTTGTTtgctcaaaaaaataaaaaataaataaaataaaataaaatgcatggaagaatagaaaattggattttgaatCTTATTATATTGATTTCGTTTGGTTATGAAAAGTCAGCACAATTTAAGTAAATGGGTGAATTTGGTAAGCTAAATGAAGTTCTTGCTATTAATGGTACTTTGGATTCAATTGCTAGATTAGTAGTTGCTTATTGAAGCTTTAGCTGCTTGAGAATATTGTAATTTTGTCTATTTATGCGTTTAAGATCAACATTTTAATTTCCTTTCTTTCGTTACAAATTTTTTGCCatatgtgtattttttaatcccattaatctttttatttgtttaccagtataaaagggttgaatttatttgattttatcttGAAGCTTAGTTTATTGTTTCAGGAATACTGACTGGGATTGAGCCTTTAATTTTTCAACCAACTTGGATTTCTTAGCTTCTTGCATCCAGAAGACTAATGGTATAAGTTCTTTTGattagaaagaaaatgataatgCTACTCTTTGAAAGATGAGAAAATCCTGGAAAAAACTGTAGCTTAggatttttgatattttaatctCTATTTTGCTGAATAACATATAACCATATGACTCAGTTCAAATGACCTTCTCATTAAATGGGGAAATCTTTACAACATTAATCATACGCTCTTGATGTTtgcatccttttttttttacttcagtATTTTTGGCAACCAATTGAGATGTTCAACAATCAGCGAGAAGCTGCATGTTGTTAGTGAACCAATGTAAAAACTGTGAAAGAGTAATGATTTAGTGGTCATTCATGCCTGATTATTGGGTTGCTAGATAGATGTATATTAGATTATATGTTCTTAGAATGTTTGGGATACTGTAGAATTTGCTAGatctattattttcttttcttttcttgtgaaCATTCAGTAATTGTATGGCACATTGAGTTCAACATAATTATCATTTTGTTACTGATAAGGTTCACTCTCTCTTCAACGAATATTTACTTATCAGGAAAAGAATGCCATGGTTCACATTAATTCATTTCCAATATGTTAAGAATGAGAGTCAATTTACAAACCATCAATTTTTTGTCCTTGCTGACTTTTCTCAATCTACTTGAAAATCTTTTTAGGTTAACATCTCTATATCCTCATCTATTCATGGCGGTTTTCACTCTCCTACAGGAGACATTACACATCACTTGTGTTCAGCAgcagaattgaagttttacttCAATAGTTTCTTTGAAAGATCTGGGAGTACCAATTACTTGAAACCTAATAAGAACTGTAATTTAACCTCATGGGTAGAAGGCTGTGAGCCGGGATGGGCTTGTAGTGTTGGCTTATATCAGAAGGTTAACCTAAATGATTCAAAGGTCATCCCCGCAAGAACACTCAACTGTCAGGCTTGTTGTGAGGGTTTCTTCTTCCCTCATGGTCTTACCTGCATGATTCGTAAGTATTTGAGAGTCCTGAATAGCAGTTCTTTCTATAAAAACCTGGAGGAGCTTCTAATCAAGGGCGGAGCCACTGGCCccctaaaatttttcaaatttccagTAAATTATGTCAAATAATTACATTGGCCCCCCCAAGAGTTAAGattcgccccccccccccccccccccggccaTATTTTTCTAAACCATTTCTCTAGAGTTCTAAACTTTTTGTCCAATACAACTTCAAGCCCCACCAAAAAACTTGGCCCACATCCAACCCCACCAGCTAGCCCCAATTCCCTAAGCAAACAAATTATTCTCTTCTAAACCATAACACTTCCAACCCAGCCCAAACCAAAATCTAAAATACCTaattaaacacaaacaaaaggCATTCAATCTCACcgtctgaaaaaaaaaaaaaaaaaaaaaaaaaaaaaaaaaaaaaaaaaaagaagaagaagaagaagaagaaatcctCACCATCTGAACAATCTAAAAGAGAGAACAAATGAACAATCTTCATTCACGCCTCACCTCACGCCTCTGCCTTATGCCCTTAGGTTTTTTACCTTCTTAGTTCAAGCCTCCAACCCCAATAGTGTCATGCTCACCGGCTCACGCCTCTGCCTGACTGCCTCAGAAACCTCGCCGGCTCACTGTGACGCTACTGCCCCCACCAACTCTCCGTGACGCCGTTGCCTCCTCAAGGTATCTCATTCATTCTTTACTtgacttctctctctttttctctacaACTGAGGTACTGAACTAAATACTGATACTTGaatagaaatatcaaatatcaaatatgtGTAAGTCAGTATGTGATTTCCCTTTGCCAG of the Quercus robur chromosome 10, dhQueRobu3.1, whole genome shotgun sequence genome contains:
- the LOC126702619 gene encoding ABC transporter G family member 24-like isoform X2; translated protein: MVNISISSSIHGGFHSPTGDITHHLCSAAELKFYFNSFFERSGSTNYLKPNKNCNLTSWVEGCEPGWACSVGLYQKVNLNDSKVIPARTLNCQACCEGFFFPHGLTCMIRNPNHTCGGANIWADVGSSSELFCSAGSYCPSTTSRQTCTRWVLHLRKGHPNVKAIHSSKGVGEPPFFSGLSYLFCHQRCHYSCKSRSGL
- the LOC126702619 gene encoding ABC transporter G family member 24-like isoform X4, which codes for MVNISISSSIHGGFHSPTGDITHHLCSAAELKFYFNSFFERSGSTNYLKPNKNCNLTSWVEGCEPGWACSVGLYQKVNLNDSKVIPARTLNCQACCEGFFFPHGLTCMIRNPNHTCGGANIWADVGSSSELFCSAGSYCPSTTSRQTCTSGMGSTSEKRSSKCEGHPFI
- the LOC126702619 gene encoding ABC transporter G family member 24-like isoform X1; this encodes MVNISISSSIHGGFHSPTGDITHHLCSAAELKFYFNSFFERSGSTNYLKPNKNCNLTSWVEGCEPGWACSVGLYQKVNLNDSKVIPARTLNCQACCEGFFFPHGLTCMIRNPNHTCGGANIWADVGSSSELFCSAGSYCPSTTSRQTCTNTTAGWVLHLRKGHPNVKAIHSSKGVGEPPFFSGLSYLFCHQRCHYSCKSRSGL
- the LOC126702619 gene encoding ABC transporter G family member 28-like isoform X3, which gives rise to MVNISISSSIHGGFHSPTGDITHHLCSAAELKFYFNSFFERSGSTNYLKPNKNCNLTSWVEGCEPGWACSVGLYQKVNLNDSKVIPARTLNCQACCEGFFFPHGLTCMIRNPNHTCGGANIWADVGSSSELFCSAGSYCPSTTSRQTCTSGHYCRMGSTSEKRSSKCEGHPFI